A genome region from Chloroflexota bacterium includes the following:
- the ctaD gene encoding cytochrome c oxidase subunit I, translating to MATVTDVRTQERVSTGATVWSWITTIDHKRIGVLYFVTSLIYFLIGGLEALLIRLQLATPDGQILDPDTYNQLFTMHGTAMVFMVAMPMAAAFFNFLIPLMIGARDVAFPRLNAFSYWTFLGGSLLMHSSFLFGQAPDGGWFGYANLTSKEYSPGLSIDFWGLGLLVLGVASVAAALNFIITIINLRAPGMSFMRMPVFVWMTFVTSFLIIFAFPAITAALIFLEFDRLFGTNFYEVAEGGDPMLWQHLFWVFGHPEVYILVLPGFGIASEILPTFSRKPIFGYSAMVFAAVSIGFLGFSVWAHHMFTTGMGTIADAAFAGSTMLIAIPTGIKMFNWVATCFGGRIRLTVPMLFALGFLTTFLIGGLTGPMLAAVPLDLHFQDGYFVVGHFHYVLFGGLILALMGGVYYWFPKITGRMMDEKIGKIHFWTMFLGMNFTFFPMHFVGLDGMPRRVSTYPAGMGWEFWNMFITISAFFIGLSVLVFLHNLVVSYIKGKPAGNDPWDARTLEWAIPSPPPEHNFDEIPQITHRDQVWYDKYGDGHGDAAQLSKASAAVAEHADESDEEHEVHMPDPSYWPLLVGAGLTIAAAGLMIHILVAIFGVAWTIVAVYAWSLEPASTPPDDEH from the coding sequence ATGGCAACAGTAACAGACGTACGCACGCAGGAACGCGTTTCCACCGGCGCGACGGTATGGAGTTGGATCACCACCATCGACCACAAGCGCATCGGCGTGCTCTACTTTGTAACGTCCCTCATATACTTTCTCATTGGCGGACTCGAAGCACTGCTCATCCGACTTCAGCTCGCGACTCCGGATGGACAGATCCTCGATCCCGATACGTACAACCAGCTCTTCACCATGCACGGCACGGCGATGGTTTTCATGGTCGCCATGCCCATGGCTGCGGCGTTCTTCAATTTCCTCATTCCACTGATGATCGGCGCACGCGACGTGGCGTTTCCGCGTCTGAACGCCTTCAGCTACTGGACGTTCCTTGGCGGCAGTCTCTTGATGCACAGCAGCTTCCTGTTCGGCCAGGCCCCCGACGGCGGTTGGTTTGGGTACGCGAACTTGACGTCCAAGGAATACTCCCCCGGTCTGAGCATCGATTTTTGGGGTCTTGGTTTGCTGGTGCTCGGTGTGGCCTCGGTAGCGGCAGCCCTAAACTTTATCATTACGATTATCAATTTGCGGGCGCCGGGAATGTCGTTTATGCGCATGCCGGTATTCGTCTGGATGACGTTCGTTACGTCTTTCCTGATCATCTTCGCCTTTCCCGCCATTACGGCCGCTTTGATTTTCTTGGAATTCGACCGACTTTTCGGCACGAATTTCTATGAGGTGGCGGAAGGCGGTGATCCGATGCTCTGGCAGCACCTCTTCTGGGTCTTCGGACATCCGGAGGTGTATATCTTGGTCTTACCGGGATTCGGCATTGCATCTGAAATCCTACCCACGTTTTCACGCAAGCCGATTTTCGGTTACAGCGCGATGGTCTTTGCAGCCGTGTCGATCGGTTTCCTGGGCTTTAGCGTGTGGGCGCACCATATGTTCACCACCGGCATGGGCACCATTGCCGATGCGGCCTTCGCCGGTTCCACCATGCTGATTGCCATTCCCACCGGCATCAAGATGTTCAATTGGGTTGCGACCTGTTTCGGCGGTCGCATTCGTCTGACGGTTCCAATGCTCTTTGCTTTGGGATTCCTGACGACATTCCTCATCGGCGGGCTGACCGGCCCGATGCTGGCGGCCGTGCCTTTGGACCTGCACTTCCAGGACGGCTACTTTGTAGTCGGCCACTTCCACTACGTGCTCTTTGGCGGTCTCATCCTGGCGTTGATGGGTGGGGTCTACTATTGGTTCCCCAAGATCACGGGACGCATGATGGATGAAAAAATCGGCAAGATTCACTTCTGGACTATGTTCCTGGGCATGAACTTCACCTTCTTCCCGATGCATTTCGTAGGTCTCGACGGCATGCCGCGCCGTGTCAGCACGTATCCCGCCGGCATGGGCTGGGAATTCTGGAACATGTTCATTACCATCAGCGCCTTCTTCATCGGCCTGTCAGTCTTGGTGTTCCTCCACAACCTCGTCGTTAGCTACATCAAGGGCAAGCCCGCCGGCAACGACCCGTGGGACGCGCGCACGTTGGAGTGGGCCATCCCCAGTCCGCCGCCGGAGCATAACTTCGATGAAATTCCACAGATTACGCACCGCGATCAGGTGTGGTATGACAAGTACGGCGACGGACACGGCGATGCGGCGCAGCTCAGCAAGGCCAGCGCGGCCGTGGCCGAACATGCGGACGAATCTGACGAAGAACATGAAGTCCACATGCCGGACCCATCCTACTGGCCGCTTCTAGTCGGCGCCGGTTTGACGATTGCGGCTGCGGGCCTGATGATTCACATTCTCGTCGCGATATTCGGCGTGGCGTGGACGATTGTCGCGGTCTATGCCTGGTCGCTGGAACCAGCGTCCACGCCGCCAGATGATGAACACTAG
- the coxB gene encoding cytochrome c oxidase subunit II has translation MQSPRRDLGWWLPRLIIGAAAVALIAGCGAVDTPQTTLFPRSDNNQVINDLFAPLTWLAIVIFLLVQGLLLYSVFRFRVRDNDTSIPPQVHGNTRLEIAWTLAPSIVVVIMLILTYQAMATIEADPPEDAIRVRVVGHQWWWEVHYPDLDVVTANEIHIPIDRAVYFELESNDVIHSFWVPRLMGKRDLMPGSTNTIWFTPTEEGLYAAQCAEYCGTAHAQMRFHVVVESEAAFDSWLDKQREPAAEVTGDAAEGAQLFVSRACVTCHTIRGTDAIGTIGPDLTHVGSRAYIAGGILENTNADVMNWISDPQGLKPGNKMILPIELSPEDIRLLTAYITALR, from the coding sequence ATGCAATCACCGAGACGAGACCTGGGTTGGTGGCTGCCGCGGCTAATCATAGGGGCGGCGGCCGTAGCTCTCATTGCCGGCTGCGGGGCGGTTGACACGCCGCAGACTACGCTCTTCCCGCGATCGGACAACAATCAAGTCATCAACGATCTTTTTGCCCCGCTGACGTGGCTTGCCATTGTTATCTTCCTGCTTGTCCAGGGCTTGCTCCTCTACTCAGTATTTCGCTTCCGCGTGCGGGATAACGACACGAGCATCCCGCCACAGGTTCACGGCAATACGCGTTTGGAGATTGCCTGGACGCTCGCTCCTTCCATTGTCGTCGTGATCATGCTTATCTTGACGTATCAAGCAATGGCGACCATCGAGGCTGACCCGCCGGAGGACGCAATCCGGGTGCGGGTAGTCGGCCACCAATGGTGGTGGGAAGTGCATTATCCTGATCTTGACGTGGTTACTGCCAACGAGATTCATATTCCGATTGACCGCGCAGTCTACTTTGAACTTGAGTCCAATGACGTCATTCACTCATTCTGGGTGCCGCGCCTCATGGGAAAACGAGACTTGATGCCGGGATCCACGAATACCATCTGGTTTACACCAACGGAAGAAGGCCTCTATGCGGCGCAGTGCGCTGAATATTGCGGTACGGCGCACGCGCAGATGCGATTCCACGTGGTGGTAGAATCGGAGGCTGCATTCGATAGCTGGTTAGACAAACAGCGAGAGCCTGCCGCGGAGGTGACCGGTGACGCTGCCGAAGGCGCGCAACTCTTCGTTAGCCGCGCGTGCGTGACGTGCCATACAATTCGCGGCACCGATGCAATCGGCACAATCGGTCCGGACCTCACCCACGTGGGCAGCCGCGCTTATATCGCCGGCGGCATTTTGGAAAACACCAATGCGGACGTCATGAATTGGATAAGCGACCCTCAGGGGCTGAAACCCGGGAACAAGATGATTCTACCGATTGAACTGAGCCCAGAGGACATTCGCTTACTCACGGCCTATATCACCGCACTCAGATAA
- a CDS encoding phosphatase PAP2 family protein, which yields MAESFREFLRCYVRARPWTPELALFVVVLVLSFGALQGDPFSLDVPLGEAIQSWQLPLLDPVLHGVSAIGWFRIAAPTTIAVVVLLGVLGWRQEAVVLAAAALFGHLLNQALKGLIARPRPALPPEEMVALGVDTFAFPSGHAQSFTIFYGFLALLIWQNARQPWVRGVGAACMLTMIALVGVSRVYLGVHWPSDVIGAYCIGILWLQLWTRAQRAWSAGSGHHG from the coding sequence ATGGCTGAGAGTTTCCGTGAATTCCTGCGCTGCTACGTGCGGGCGCGCCCCTGGACTCCAGAACTCGCGCTCTTCGTCGTTGTGCTCGTCCTGAGTTTCGGCGCGCTACAGGGAGACCCATTCTCCCTGGATGTTCCGTTGGGGGAAGCAATTCAGTCCTGGCAGTTGCCGCTGCTCGATCCTGTCTTGCATGGCGTCAGCGCCATCGGCTGGTTTCGCATTGCCGCGCCGACGACCATTGCCGTAGTCGTGTTGCTTGGGGTTCTCGGCTGGCGGCAAGAGGCGGTTGTCCTGGCAGCAGCGGCGCTCTTTGGGCATCTGCTCAACCAGGCGCTCAAGGGGCTCATAGCTCGTCCCCGTCCGGCCCTGCCGCCAGAGGAAATGGTCGCCCTTGGCGTGGACACATTTGCCTTTCCCAGCGGCCATGCGCAGTCATTTACGATCTTCTACGGCTTTCTTGCCTTGCTTATCTGGCAAAACGCCCGCCAGCCTTGGGTGCGCGGGGTTGGAGCCGCTTGCATGCTTACGATGATCGCCCTCGTTGGCGTCTCCCGCGTGTACCTCGGCGTTCACTGGCCGAGCGACGTAATTGGAGCGTATTGTATCGGCATATTGTGGCTGCAATTGTGGACGCGGGCGCAGCGCGCCTGGTCTGCTGGGAGTGGACACCACGGTTAG
- a CDS encoding aldolase/citrate lyase family protein, whose product MQPNRIREKLNAGEPTLATHVHTTWPGMIEVIGLTGIYDYVEFVAEYAPFNLHDLENFCRAAELHNLSTMIKVDQAPRSFLAQRAIGAGFQSVLFADSRTVADAEECVRAVRADTPEARGIHGVAMRRAWYMSYGAGPDYPQALDDIVVALMIERQSAVDQLDEFLEVKGVDMVQWGPADYAMNIGRAGEFQHPDVKAAEKKVFETCLAKGIPPRAEINSVDQAQRFLDMGVTHFCIGTDINIIHDWLRDQGDTLRNLLSKA is encoded by the coding sequence ATGCAACCGAATAGGATTCGCGAGAAACTCAATGCCGGTGAACCAACGTTGGCCACCCACGTGCACACCACCTGGCCCGGGATGATCGAGGTGATCGGCCTGACCGGAATCTATGACTACGTCGAATTCGTCGCCGAGTATGCGCCGTTCAACCTGCACGACCTGGAGAATTTCTGCCGGGCGGCGGAATTGCACAACCTATCCACGATGATCAAGGTTGACCAAGCGCCCCGCAGCTTTTTGGCGCAGCGCGCCATTGGCGCCGGATTCCAAAGCGTGCTCTTTGCCGACAGCCGCACTGTCGCGGATGCCGAAGAGTGCGTGCGCGCGGTGCGGGCGGATACGCCGGAGGCACGCGGCATTCACGGCGTTGCCATGCGCCGGGCGTGGTATATGTCCTACGGCGCCGGGCCGGATTACCCCCAAGCGCTGGACGACATTGTGGTGGCGCTCATGATCGAACGGCAGTCCGCCGTGGACCAATTGGATGAATTCCTGGAGGTCAAAGGTGTCGACATGGTGCAGTGGGGTCCCGCAGACTACGCCATGAACATCGGCCGGGCCGGTGAATTCCAGCACCCGGACGTGAAAGCCGCTGAGAAGAAGGTGTTCGAGACGTGTTTGGCGAAGGGCATACCGCCCCGCGCCGAGATCAATTCGGTTGACCAGGCCCAGCGCTTCCTCGACATGGGCGTCACCCACTTCTGCATAGGCACCGACATCAACATCATCCATGACTGGCTCCGGGACCAGGGCGATACACTGCGCAACCTGCTGAGCAAAGCCTAA
- the nadA gene encoding quinolinate synthase NadA, whose product MAATADALSPREYRRIHRLLLRSRRSAGRENEPIPKHYLQLPAEELDERIAAVRQELGERVLILGHHYQRDEVIKYADLRGDSYKLATFAANRRDSEYIIFCGVHFMAESADILTASNQSVILPNPTAGCSMADMADIDDIVECWEQLTEAVGESIVPITYMNSTAALKAFCGAHGGIVCTSSNAAAVYEWAMARGEKILFFPDQHLGRNTGLKFGIPLDEMVVWDPAEPVLGGNSEADVQNSKAILWKGWCSVHTRFTVKQVEFARRQHPDVNVIVHPECPMEVVQAADYNGSTEFILKTITEAPAGTAWSVGTEINMVNRMATENPDKKIFCLDPIVCPCSTMYRIHPAYVAWVMEDLLEDKVTNQVSVDPDVAHWAVVSLERMLTVH is encoded by the coding sequence ATGGCAGCCACGGCGGACGCGCTATCGCCGCGTGAGTACCGGCGAATTCACCGACTCTTGTTGCGCAGCCGGCGCAGTGCCGGCCGCGAGAATGAGCCGATTCCAAAGCACTACCTGCAGTTGCCTGCAGAGGAATTAGACGAACGTATCGCTGCCGTCCGGCAGGAACTCGGCGAGCGCGTGCTCATCCTCGGGCACCATTACCAACGCGATGAGGTGATTAAGTACGCCGACCTGCGCGGTGATTCGTATAAGCTCGCCACGTTTGCCGCAAACCGCCGCGACTCTGAATATATCATCTTCTGCGGCGTGCACTTCATGGCGGAAAGCGCCGATATTCTTACCGCTTCCAATCAATCGGTCATCCTGCCCAATCCCACGGCCGGCTGTTCCATGGCCGACATGGCCGACATCGACGACATCGTGGAATGCTGGGAACAGCTTACCGAAGCCGTTGGTGAATCCATCGTGCCGATTACGTATATGAATTCCACCGCGGCGCTCAAAGCGTTCTGCGGCGCCCATGGCGGTATTGTGTGCACCTCCTCCAATGCTGCTGCGGTTTACGAGTGGGCGATGGCGCGGGGCGAGAAGATTCTTTTCTTCCCGGATCAGCATCTGGGCCGCAACACGGGTCTGAAGTTCGGCATCCCGCTCGATGAAATGGTCGTCTGGGACCCGGCAGAGCCGGTGCTGGGCGGCAATTCAGAGGCCGACGTGCAAAACTCCAAAGCAATTCTTTGGAAGGGCTGGTGCTCGGTGCACACGCGCTTCACGGTGAAGCAGGTGGAGTTCGCTCGCCGGCAGCACCCGGACGTCAACGTGATTGTGCACCCCGAGTGCCCCATGGAAGTGGTGCAGGCCGCCGACTACAACGGCTCCACCGAGTTCATCCTCAAGACTATTACCGAAGCTCCTGCCGGTACCGCCTGGTCGGTTGGCACCGAGATCAACATGGTCAACCGTATGGCTACCGAGAATCCCGATAAAAAGATCTTCTGTCTCGACCCCATCGTTTGTCCCTGCTCCACCATGTACCGCATCCATCCCGCCTACGTCGCGTGGGTGATGGAAGACCTCCTGGAAGACAAAGTCACGAACCAGGTGAGCGTCGATCCCGACGTGGCGCACTGGGCAGTGGTCTCCCTCGAGCGCATGCTCACCGTGCATTAG
- a CDS encoding MarR family transcriptional regulator, translated as MPQIKTLVLLERSGPLRMGNIATYLGRALSATTTVVDRLVEKELVDRAWDPSDRRVVICRLTDKGRHALKRFWRIRRERLQLMADTLELEQLEIVVQGLELMRAADRQVQDIPAP; from the coding sequence ATGCCCCAGATCAAGACGTTGGTCTTGCTGGAGCGATCGGGCCCCCTGCGCATGGGAAATATCGCTACCTATTTGGGGCGAGCGCTCTCCGCCACAACGACGGTTGTAGATCGCCTGGTAGAAAAAGAATTAGTGGACCGCGCCTGGGACCCAAGTGATCGAAGAGTCGTCATCTGTAGACTGACAGACAAAGGACGGCACGCGTTAAAGCGCTTCTGGAGAATACGTCGGGAGCGACTACAGTTGATGGCGGACACTCTGGAATTGGAGCAGTTGGAAATCGTGGTGCAGGGCTTGGAATTGATGCGCGCCGCGGATAGGCAAGTACAGGACATACCCGCTCCTTAG
- a CDS encoding DNA alkylation repair protein → MSIELTTAIRQGLAENANPEKAAGMRAYMKSAMPYRGVQTPIRRKLVRAALRAHPIATRNAWLGAVLDLWRNAAYREERYAAQDVTGAPQFRAYRTLETLPLYEEMIVSGAWWDLVDDTATHKLRELVDRFPAEMAAAMRVWCTDADLWKRRSSIICQVKRKEATDLALLFDCIEPNLADPDFFIRKAIGWALRDLAWTDLPTVEDYVARNADRLSPLSKREALKNAETIRAGKAR, encoded by the coding sequence ATGAGCATTGAACTTACAACTGCAATTCGTCAAGGCCTCGCTGAAAACGCTAACCCTGAGAAGGCTGCCGGCATGCGGGCGTACATGAAATCGGCGATGCCGTACCGCGGGGTGCAGACACCTATACGCCGCAAGCTGGTGCGCGCCGCGCTACGTGCCCATCCCATCGCGACCAGGAATGCGTGGCTCGGCGCCGTGCTCGATCTCTGGCGCAACGCTGCCTATCGCGAAGAGCGCTACGCCGCCCAGGACGTGACCGGCGCGCCGCAATTCCGCGCTTACCGCACCCTCGAAACCCTGCCGCTCTATGAGGAGATGATTGTCAGCGGCGCATGGTGGGACTTGGTGGACGACACGGCTACGCACAAGCTCCGCGAACTCGTGGACCGCTTTCCGGCAGAGATGGCCGCCGCGATGCGTGTGTGGTGTACGGATGCTGACCTTTGGAAGCGCCGCTCGTCCATCATCTGCCAGGTGAAGCGCAAGGAGGCGACCGACCTTGCTCTCCTGTTCGACTGCATCGAGCCCAACCTGGCCGATCCCGACTTCTTCATCCGCAAGGCCATCGGCTGGGCGCTGCGCGATCTGGCCTGGACCGACCTGCCCACGGTCGAGGACTACGTGGCCCGCAACGCTGATCGCCTCAGCCCACTCTCCAAGCGCGAAGCACTTAAGAACGCGGAAACCATCCGCGCGGGGAAAGCACGCTGA
- a CDS encoding sulfurtransferase, whose product MRNGLSRRGLLQITALTAGGALLASACGQVVTQEAEEPEGPLGYANPDLLVETDWLAENLGKEGLRIIDVRSAEDYAAGHVPNAINIHSRTFIDPENEVSGMLISPDAFAALVGAAGIGSDSEVVVYGSGNILWATRVFWALELYGNRNAKVLNGGFAKWADEERDLSTDVPSFPAATFTISFDPLLLGTFEEVQAAIDDGNAVILDNRSAGEYAGRDVRADRGGHIPGAINQDWVVYLTGGDVRTLKSAEELTELFDSAGITEDTVVYAHCQTAVRSSVAYFVARLLGYNNVQNYDGAWAEWGNREDTEINTGSNP is encoded by the coding sequence ATGCGAAACGGACTATCACGCCGGGGATTGCTCCAAATCACCGCCCTTACCGCCGGGGGCGCGCTGCTTGCCAGCGCCTGCGGTCAGGTTGTTACGCAGGAGGCAGAGGAGCCGGAAGGTCCGCTCGGCTATGCCAACCCCGATCTCCTGGTGGAGACCGACTGGCTGGCGGAGAACCTCGGCAAAGAGGGATTGCGCATCATTGACGTGCGCTCGGCGGAAGACTACGCCGCCGGTCACGTGCCCAATGCCATCAATATCCACTCGCGAACCTTCATCGATCCCGAAAATGAAGTCAGCGGCATGCTTATTTCACCGGACGCGTTCGCTGCGCTGGTCGGCGCCGCCGGCATCGGCAGCGATTCGGAAGTCGTGGTTTACGGCAGCGGCAATATCCTTTGGGCGACCCGCGTTTTCTGGGCGCTGGAGCTCTACGGCAATAGGAATGCCAAAGTGCTCAACGGCGGCTTTGCCAAGTGGGCCGATGAAGAGCGGGATCTGTCCACCGATGTGCCGTCGTTCCCCGCGGCCACCTTTACCATCAGCTTCGATCCGCTCCTGCTCGGGACGTTCGAAGAGGTGCAGGCGGCTATCGATGACGGGAACGCGGTCATTCTGGACAATCGTTCCGCGGGTGAGTACGCCGGACGCGACGTGCGCGCCGACCGCGGCGGTCACATCCCGGGCGCCATCAACCAGGACTGGGTGGTGTACCTTACCGGCGGCGACGTGCGCACCCTAAAGTCGGCTGAAGAGCTCACCGAACTCTTCGATTCTGCCGGCATCACTGAAGATACCGTGGTGTACGCCCACTGCCAGACCGCGGTGCGGTCGTCGGTGGCCTATTTCGTCGCGCGCCTGTTGGGCTACAACAACGTCCAGAACTACGACGGCGCGTGGGCTGAGTGGGGCAACCGCGAGGATACGGAGATCAATACCGGCTCTAATCCGTAA
- a CDS encoding DegT/DnrJ/EryC1/StrS family aminotransferase: MQTVEQEQLAIEGGPRTVDYKFPTNSDISGRMFGDEEIAELTDVIQSGNLNVLGGPKVQQFEEDWKKTFGVKHAVTSTSGTAALHVGVLAVGPNPGDEIIVAPITDIGSLIAILYQLAVPVFADVDPLTGIITAETIEPCITERTVAIMVVHLQGNAAVMDPIVELARKHNLLVIEDCSQAHMAAYNGRYAGTIGDIGCYSFQQSKHMTTGDGGMTVTNNDYLGERIMLAHNKGRGRSGRESQPPFLAPNYRMTELQGAVGLAQLRKLPTITGLRTKWGNLLSDLVEDVPGIIPPRAPTPESTHVFWNWCPLAKLEELSVGLDDLSKAFAHEGVGFGAGYTRTPIYEYDVLKNRRFFGESAYPLLDPANGRDVRYYTGMCPNAEGILKRMLVRHINEKCTEEMVHDMAKAVRKVFTHYAK, translated from the coding sequence ATGCAGACCGTAGAGCAAGAGCAACTCGCCATCGAGGGCGGCCCCCGCACCGTAGACTACAAGTTCCCCACGAATAGCGACATCAGCGGACGCATGTTCGGCGATGAAGAGATCGCGGAACTAACGGACGTGATCCAGTCGGGCAATCTGAACGTGCTGGGCGGCCCCAAGGTGCAGCAATTTGAAGAAGACTGGAAGAAGACTTTCGGCGTCAAGCATGCCGTCACCAGCACCTCCGGCACTGCCGCGCTGCACGTGGGCGTGCTGGCGGTGGGGCCCAATCCAGGTGACGAAATCATCGTGGCGCCAATCACCGACATCGGCAGTCTCATCGCCATTCTCTACCAGCTTGCCGTGCCGGTCTTCGCCGACGTGGACCCGCTGACGGGCATCATTACCGCCGAGACCATCGAGCCCTGCATCACCGAGCGCACCGTCGCCATCATGGTGGTGCACCTCCAGGGCAACGCGGCAGTCATGGACCCCATCGTGGAGCTGGCCCGCAAGCATAACCTGCTGGTGATCGAGGACTGCTCCCAGGCGCACATGGCGGCGTATAACGGCCGCTACGCCGGCACTATCGGCGACATCGGCTGCTACTCCTTCCAGCAGAGCAAGCACATGACCACCGGCGACGGCGGCATGACCGTGACGAACAACGACTACCTGGGCGAGCGCATCATGCTGGCGCACAACAAGGGCCGCGGGCGCAGCGGTCGCGAGAGTCAGCCGCCCTTCCTGGCGCCAAATTACCGCATGACGGAGTTGCAGGGCGCGGTGGGACTGGCGCAATTGCGCAAGCTGCCGACCATTACAGGCCTGCGTACCAAGTGGGGCAATCTGCTGAGCGATCTGGTGGAGGACGTACCCGGCATCATCCCACCCCGCGCGCCTACGCCGGAGAGCACCCACGTCTTCTGGAATTGGTGTCCGCTCGCCAAACTGGAGGAATTGTCCGTTGGACTGGATGACCTCTCAAAGGCGTTTGCCCATGAGGGCGTCGGTTTTGGCGCAGGCTATACCCGCACGCCCATCTACGAGTACGACGTGCTGAAGAACCGCCGCTTCTTTGGCGAATCGGCCTACCCGCTGCTGGATCCCGCCAATGGGCGCGACGTGCGCTACTACACCGGCATGTGTCCGAACGCCGAAGGCATCCTGAAGCGCATGCTCGTGCGCCACATCAACGAGAAGTGCACCGAGGAAATGGTCCACGACATGGCGAAAGCCGTCCGCAAGGTGTTCACCCACTACGCGAAGTAG
- a CDS encoding Ldh family oxidoreductase, protein MNTPPETYIRVQSPVLEAFVKDCFLAVGMSDEHAGQMAGWLTTNDLRGVFSHGTRQTVAYVRHFQRKELNVTPNVQVVSETAVTVTVDGDGGLGYFPSYMAANLAVQKAKEHGVANVTTRNHGHFGAAGLWSRVIVNADLIAYVTSGAQLQMKPGAPHRHAAGGSPMSFAAPGGAEPPVVIDFGAVHDLYDGEPHVKAIEMLAPSATYRSIGLGSFCQILGGFLCGVPSAPERAQREWRGANQGSFMTAHDVSHYMPLDQFKREIDDYIRQVRQLAPITNQSDVEVGGGMEAKRERLWRKEGVPVGPEHGDALRELGQELGVDVPF, encoded by the coding sequence ATGAACACACCGCCTGAGACCTACATTCGCGTGCAAAGTCCGGTGCTGGAAGCGTTTGTAAAGGACTGTTTCCTCGCGGTCGGCATGTCGGACGAGCATGCGGGGCAGATGGCCGGGTGGCTGACCACCAACGATCTGCGCGGCGTGTTTAGCCACGGTACGCGCCAGACGGTTGCGTACGTGAGGCACTTCCAAAGGAAGGAGCTCAACGTAACGCCCAACGTGCAGGTGGTCAGCGAAACCGCGGTGACGGTAACCGTAGACGGTGATGGGGGCCTGGGGTACTTTCCGTCATACATGGCGGCCAACCTAGCTGTGCAAAAGGCGAAAGAGCATGGCGTGGCCAACGTGACTACCCGCAATCATGGGCACTTTGGGGCGGCAGGGTTATGGTCGCGGGTGATTGTGAACGCGGACCTGATAGCCTATGTGACCTCCGGCGCGCAACTGCAAATGAAGCCTGGGGCGCCGCACCGTCACGCTGCCGGTGGCTCGCCGATGAGTTTTGCCGCTCCCGGCGGCGCGGAGCCGCCAGTTGTGATCGACTTTGGCGCCGTTCACGATCTCTACGATGGAGAGCCACACGTCAAGGCCATAGAAATGCTGGCGCCCAGTGCCACCTACCGCAGTATCGGTCTTGGCTCGTTTTGCCAAATTCTCGGCGGGTTCTTGTGCGGTGTGCCCTCGGCGCCGGAGCGCGCGCAGCGGGAATGGCGGGGCGCGAACCAAGGCTCGTTTATGACCGCCCACGATGTCTCCCACTACATGCCGCTCGATCAGTTCAAGCGCGAGATTGATGACTACATCCGCCAGGTGCGTCAGCTTGCACCAATAACCAACCAGTCAGACGTCGAAGTTGGCGGCGGCATGGAGGCCAAGCGCGAGCGGCTGTGGCGCAAAGAGGGTGTGCCGGTGGGTCCTGAGCACGGGGATGCTTTGCGGGAACTGGGTCAAGAGTTGGGCGTGGACGTGCCATTCTAA